The nucleotide window GAAGTCACGAGTAAGTATCAACAACTCTTTATCGGCCTGCATTCTTTACCAGACCGTAAGGCTCTGAGGGCTGCCGTCTTTCCCCACGAAGTCTGGAAGAGTCCGCCATTCTAAGAGAATTCTTCCATATACTAACTCCTTAATCACTAGGCAGTGATGGTAgccccaccagcaacacgGAAACCCTGAATAGCTCAGATTTTCCCTTCCGAGAGGCTGGAGGAGACGACAGCGGCGGTAAGTATACTCCCTGGTCTACCTTGCGCACCCACCTGCCTGGTTGCAGGCTGACTCAACCCAGAACAACCGTTCGTACGCACTCAGATTGCAGAAGAGAGACAAGGATGCCGAGAGTGGCTCTTTTTCCCTGCCTGCAAAGCACAGTTCTCCTTCATTTTGGACCACTGGGCTGCCAAGTCCAAAGAGACCTTCCAAGAGGtgaaggagttggagcaggagaacCGAGCACAGGGGCAGGATGGCTATAAGAAGTGTCTGATGAAAAATGCTTTTGGTcggaagaagcaggagcTTGTCGACAGGCTTACGATGGAGTGTAAGGAACTCGGTATGTCTTTTTATTTTGTAGTCTGGAGCAAACTATCAGAAGAGACAGAGCTAACCCACGATGGTCTGTATAAAAGGACGGTTTTCACActcgccaacaccatcatgcATCAGCATTCGCCCAACCAGACCATGACAGAGGATTGGACCCTGAAAACTCGGGCTTTGGGTTGCTTCCTAAAGGCTACCGGTCTCTGGGCCCACGGCCCAGCGCCATCGACAACTTTGTGGTTTCCACCGCGGAGATAATGAGCAAAGCAGGTTGTAGCGTCAAGGTAATTCTGTTCTAATTGACAAGTCTGGTCCCACAGATCTTGAGATGCTAAGACTGTATGTTCTACCAACTCTtttctcctccgccaaccaGAGCCAGAGACCCGAAAGTCGTTTACAATGAGCTATCACCCTCCGCATCCTATCACATCTCTTTATCATCCTCATGGCAGCGATCTTCTTCGTTCTTCCTGTTATGATAATGTACCTAGTGCCCACGAAGAAAATTGGCAGTGTGATGGTTATCATAGCCTTCAGTCTCTTATTCTGCGTTGGGTCATTCTActttggaggtggaagcGGCGGGCTGCAGTCAGACCACAAGTTCCTGCTTCTCTTTGCGTATACCAGTGTGGTGGCTACTCTGCTTTCCAACTTGGCACAGAATCAAGATGTTGGGGTACCTGTTGCGGACTGATTGATCTCTTTGTGCATGTGCATATGGTGCTGCTGCCTAGCGGAGGCTTTGCAATACCATTTACTTCTCTCTTTGTCATAACGAGTTTAATGAGCTGTTAAAGTAATACATAGTGGATGGAAAGCAGTTACCAACCACCTACTCAGGGGCTGCAGATACTTGGTGGCTTTCTTGAGTCTATCTTCAAAGACTTGCCAGATAGATTAGTACTAGGTGAAGGAATGATATTGTCTTCATATTTCAGCTAGGTAAACAATAGATCCTGTGAGTACCTACTTAGAAAGCTTGGATATAAGACTAAGAGTTGCGATAAAAGTACGGGGGAGTTAGGATCCTTGGTAGATAAGAAAGCGGTTGAAATTCCCCCCTCATACTCGAGTTATTACACCATTTAAAATCCTATCCCATCTCTAGATAAAACAATCCAAGCCTTCACCACCTTAATTAGACCTAAGCCTTAATAACCTTCCATCTAAGCAATAGTTAGCCTTTATCTAGATACTTACCATATTTAATCCTAATACTTACTCTCCTCAATCTAAGCATCTGCTATATTTAATCCAAGCATTAAGGGTGCTCAATCTAAACATTAACGGTCCTCAACCCAAGCATTGACGGTCCTCAATCCGACCTTCATAGACTAGTATTCCATGAACAAAAGTGGTATTAAAACTCGACTAACCGTTCCCAACAAACTCGTGTACCACAACACAAAGTTATAGAAGTGAGAGGTGCAACAACAAAACCCAGAGAAAAACGCCCAGAAGtggaagaaacaaaaaagaagagaaagataTCGAAACTACAAAAGCATACTCAACAAAGAGGCTATATCAGCACGTGTAATCCTGTAcacccagccccaaccccaagccagCCAACGAACCAATCCCTCCCTAGAGATATACCCCTATCCCATGTCATTATTTCCCATTTTCTGCTCTTCGTTTCCCTGTTTACAATCCCAAGCAGAACAACACTTGAATAGATCCCCTCCGTTTCcctcaacacacacacactcacacacacaagaactccaacaccccccagcgaaaagaaaaaaaaccctcGCTTATGTCCCCCCCTAAGCAGCACTAGCACTCacactcccctccctctgcctcctaACAATATAATAGGTAATCAAACTCTTCGGATCCTCCCTTACCCCCTTAACCGCCTcccaaaacctcccctccccaaccctcgCATGCATCACCACACAAAGCAACACCGCATCCATCCTCACCGCGCTCTCCACACTCTCCAGACACTTCGCCGCCAGCCCCGCCagcgcctccagctccccctcaCTAGGCacatacccctcccccttctgctccatcatctccttcaGCACATGCAAGCCCATGCTCACAACCCTACTATCCCTCTCCGCGTCATCCACATTCAACCCCtgcatcatcctcgccaacaccatcacaatCTCCCCCGCATCCCCCAACATGACCAGCTCACCGGCCAGCAACTCCAACCCACTAACCATGTGCGTCCTCCCGTCGTAACACGACCTCGCCCTGAGCAAACTCTCCAATCCCCGTGAGACGTGAGGCTGAAACCTCGCTCTCATCTTCTTGAGCATAACCTTGATCGTGGCCAGCACTTGAGCCTTGACATCCTGCACCTTTTCCGGTGCAAGGTTCGGCAGAGGGGACTCGAGGTACTCAAACAGCCCAATCAGCAGGGCATCAAACTTCTCATCGGTGATCAAGTccttgtggttgttgctgtcccTGATGATGGATTGCAACTTGCGGAACCCGTGCACGTCCAgagccttggccttgacctTAGTAATTCCGCTCTCCAGCAACCGTGAGTTTTGCTTGAGTTTCTCGGGGGACATGACACTGCCCTTACTGATGTCGCCATTCTCGCCGGTGCTGACAATGACCGGGGCTGGGCGGAGCAGTGTAGCCGCGTCTTCATTGACCGGCTTGTCCTCCAACACGGGTACCTCAAAGGTGGGTTTTGGCGGAGATTGTTCTGCCGTGAAAGGGTCCTCATACACCTTTAGGGTAGTCggggtcgtggtggtggaaactGGCTCCACGATCTGAGGGGCGGGGCTAGGTGGTTTTGATGTGGGAACAGGGAGCTCAATCTCTTCGTGATCATCGACAGACGGGACTGCAAACTCCTCTCTTGTCCGAGAGGGTGTATCCGACAAACTGGGAAGGGTTTCCACAGACTCTAGGGGGCTTGGCTCATAATGTCTATCATGGGGTGGTGTGTGTTTGGCCACGGATATCGTAGGTACACTCAAGTCCACTGTACTTGCTCTCGGGCTACTGAATAGGGGTTGACCAATCCTGGAAGGCGTATTGCGCAGCGATGCAAATTTGGGAGTTCCTGCTCTGGCGGGTGTTGGAAGATTCGACTCGGGCTGATTCGGACGGGTCGGCTTAGGGAGTGTCCGTTTCGGAGAGGATGATATGGATTTTGGGGTAATTACTGACTTTGGCCTTCGGGAATCCGGCGGGCTGGTTTGCTCACTGGAGGCTTGCTCGTGACTTCGTACCGAGTAGGGTCCTGCAGTTGCTGGCCTAGGAGCAACCTCGGGTCTCTTACGCCCGGGTCTCATGGGTGCACCAGAAAGTCCACCAGTGGTTGACTCGGGTCGCGTGCGGATAGCCATTGGCTtgggtgctgttgctgcgggAGCTTCAGAGGATCCTGTGGCCGTTCTGACCGGTGAGAAATGTGCCATGGCCGAACCAGGCCGTGTGGGGGGGTTCTTGGTGGAAGTCCCCGCCATAGCCTTCTTTTTGGCCATGATCGCGTCGCGAATGCTCGGTTTTGGTGCCTCCATTGTACTCTTAGACAAACCGAGTCCTGGTCGAGCTCCGCCTGCGACTGGCTGTCGCTTGACAGGGTTGGGATTGTTGGCGTCGTTTCTCAAGAGCTTTTGCGCTGTTGCGTCGAGCCCATCCATGATAACCTCTGCCTTCACAGGCCAGATGGCATTGAACTTCCAGAACGTCGCGCGAGCCTTCTCTCTTACTCCTGGGTTAGCATCCCCGAGACCCTTCTTGATGCACTTCTCAATGACCTCCAGGCCTCCCGTATGTTCCACATGATGCTTATGATGTGCTTCCTTGACCAAGATGGTCTGAAGCCACCCGCAAGCGTAGAGTCTTGGCTGGACGTTCTTGTCCTGAGTCGCAAACCAGATATGTTGCATTATTCTTGGTGTCGTTGTAACATTGGAGATAATGGCATCGACCGTCATGTTTGCTTGCTGACTGGCCAGTTTCTTGGTCGAGGCGGCAAGCTTGATGAACGTTTGCATGAGTATCTCCACCATAGGATCGATTCCTGGGCCAAACGCCCTCGCCAAATCCTGAATAAGGTTGCATCCATGGGTGCACAGGCTCGTTCTTAGCGAGGTAACGGCCTTGATCATCCCGTCCAAGAGTGCCCGAAGCCCATCAAGGAATCGTTCAGTGAAGTCTTGCGGAGCATTGCCAGCGACAAGTTTGCGAAGCTTAATCACGTTCTTTTCTCGCTCCATCCAATTCTGCTCTGTCTCTCTGCCCTCGAAATGGGCGTGCATGTCTCGTAGTATCTCGTCCAGCTCGCTCTTCGTGTTGACGTATGACGGCTCCACCGGGTCCGAGGTCTTGGAGCTATCGGGAGCTGGAGTAATCGGGCGGTCGATGGCATGGGAGGATGCGCTGGCTGAGAGGGCTGCACGAGAGGCTGGGCGAGAAGCAGGACGGAGGTGATGCTCGTCTATCGAATCTGCTTGTGAGGCTGACGCAGAACCGGTAGGGATGAGCTCTTTTACGATCGCTTGCTCGATAGCTGGTCGAACTTTGCAATTCTTCAACTGCCTTTTTAGGTCCGATTTGGCCGTATTGGGGGCATTTCTGGTCAAGTCAGCTTATATCCTATACTTGATAGCTTGCGGGCATACCTGAACAATTCGATGACAGTGGTCTTGGCAGTGTCGCGAACAGTGGCATCCGCGTCCTCAAGCAAATCCATCAAAGATGGCACATAGCTCCTAAACGGCATGCTACTCTCCTGGTGCATCTGAAGGAGCCAGTGCAAGCTTGACTCCTTTGCCCTTGGGTTCTTCCCGGTCATGGCCAAGTTGCGTACTGCGCGCTCGACTTGTTCAGGCGCCACCTTGTATATCGTGACAAGAGCCTGTGTCGCGATATATCGAATCTTATCTTTATGATCGCCCAGTTTCTCAGCCAGCAGCGGCAATGTCCCTGTGCGCGCAACCTCCTTCGACAGGCCCTTGGGATCTTGCTTTCTCAGTCGGGTGAGGAGATGGTTGAAGGTGCCAAACCCAGTATTAACCAGAACGCCATGCTGAGAGCTGGACGCAGATCGGAGGGCGTCGAATAGTGGCGCGATACATGGCTCGGGGATGTAGTGCGACTTGATGCAGGACTTGGCTACGTTGATGTGTTGAATCTTGGTGTCGACAGGGGCGTCGGTGCGCAGGATATTGGTAAGGTCGATGACCTGCTGCTCAGAGATTGGTTCTGCCATATCCTCCAAAGCAGAGGATTTCAGGTGTGATTGCGATAAAatggatggaggaggttttcgACGTTGCGGGACCGGGTCGAGGTGGTATGCTTAAAGGTCGGTCGCAGTGGTAGGTTGCGGAAAATGgcagaaagaaaacaaaacaaaaaatgaGCTGCTTATTAAGTTGTCGGCCCAGGGTTTTTATCAGCAAGCTTTCGCGACAGGATGCCGGCAGTCGCGCCCGTTATAGGGCTCCAAAGACGCGCAATTGCAGGGTCGAAAGAGTACACGCGGACCTCGACTTGAAGCTTCGTTGCCGTTCCTTGTGGTGGATTGCTAAGGTAAATTTGGCTCGACGTCGATGAGGAAGGGACACAGACCACAATTCTGTTTGCGGGATGTTCTCTGCAGCTTTTCGTCACCCCTTGCCCACGCCAAGTGGAGCACGGGCCATGCAAATGACTGCTGTCAGGGGTCTCGGCATCCTCAATTCTCCGCAATTCTCCACCTCCTGTTGCTATTTCCCCACCTCTTATCGATATGCCCCGCCTTCTAGAACACCACGCTGTCGGTGTTGGTGCGCAATGTAAGCGGCACCTCCCTGCATACAGCTGGACCCGATATAAGCTTGAGCTGGGAATAGCTTCCTACCAAATGCCATTGTTCATTTTCTCCcaaacatcatcctcccctcgTAAAACCGCAATCATGACCTTCTACGAACAAACCCCAGCCCCCAggcccaccaccatcctcgaaCCTCCAATCTCCCGCCCATCCGACGCCCCATCAGCAACCGAAtctcccatcccaatccacccccctagggacaccacccccaatgaccccaaaacaaccaccatttcctcccccaaacccttccccctccccaccctccgcctcgaAAACCGCCACCTAATCCACcccgcctccgccctcctcttcacctccatcaaccccgccaccgTCCTCCCCGACTGCCTCCAAAAcgtcctccgcctcctctaccacaccccctcctcccactccttcaccccacccccaacccgcTCTGTCACCCTCATATTCCGTGACATGGACGGCGTGGCCTACACAACCGGCACCGACCTCGACCACGACCACAAAGAAATCcacttcaacctcaaccacatTTCCAACGTAGCCTCCCGTTCCAACAGTCCAACCCGCGTCCGTGACGAGATCATCGGCGTCATCACCCACGAACTGGTCCACTGCTACCAGTGGGACGCAAAACACACTTGTCCAGGGGGGTTAATAGAAGGGATCGCTGACTGGGTGAGGCTGAATTGTGATTTGTCCCCGCCGCattggaagaaggaggttgatggcggtattgccccctcccccccctccccctcttttccatttcaaccccctccccctcttttccatttcaaccccctctccttttTTACCTTTACCCCCTAACCCAACCCTCAATCACCGCCCACCCTTACTAACATACCCAAAAAGCCTGGGACAGAGGCTACCAACATACAGCCTACTTCCTCCAATACCTCGAAGATATCTTCGGCAACAGCACCATCCGCCACCTCAACgaccacctccgccaccacaaATATCACCAGGACTCCTTCTGGGAAGAGCAATTCAGGCTTGGGGTGGAAGAGTTATATGAGGGTTACGTCCAGCATCAcaaggaagaggaaaggAAGAATAAGAAGCAAGACGACCTTTGACTGTAATCCCCCGCAGCATATCTATATTATACGAGTTACGAGACACGATGATACCTACGAAGACATCCTCTTTATTTTGGCAATATTCTGCTAGATTTCTCAAAAAAGATAGCACGGGCCTATAGTCACCCCTAACAAGAACACCCAAGCCTGACCACCCATTTCCCTGTTATGAAAACCGTTGCTAacgcccaaaacaccaaacatATATAATGCAAACCCAAAACAGGAAGAAATGGTCGGTGGTATCGCGGGTATACATCCATAGACCCCGTAtaaacatcatcaagcacATCAACCGCGCCTCCTCTAAGCCCGAGCAACGCTCTCAGTCTCGCTAATCACACTGCCAACCTCGGACCAGCTACCAGGAGTGGCGATCCCATCGTCACTATCGCTCATGACGCCATAGTCCCCATCCTTGGAGGAAGCAGCATCAAAGTTGACATCAACGCCAGATTCAGCGATAGAGGCAATGTCATCGCTAGGCGTTCTCTGTCCTTGGCTGAGGTACTCCCCATCAGACATCGGTGGCTCAGGCGTAACAGGCAGAGGCGAGTAAAACCCAGTGTTGGACTGAGCCCACGCCTGAATCGAGGCATAGGCATCAGACTGGGTGCTGCTGTAGCTGGCAGACATgtcttgctcctcctcgcgGCCGATGGTCTCGCtgcgggtggtgggagtgtgAGTCCCATCCTCGGTCTTCTCATAGGCGTCGGGAAACTGATCACGGAGGCTGGTATCGTTGGATTGCGAGTCGAAATCAAAGAGAACTTCAGAGTTGGTAGCAGCAAAAGCCTTTTGCGCGGGCTCAGGGCTCTGGCTGCGGGGAGTAGCGGCATAGATATCGGATACGGTTTCGTCATGATCGGGCTTCAACAAATTGGCGGCTTCCGTCTCGTCGATGTGAGGGCGCTCTTCCAATTCGATACCGTGCTCATCAGCAAAGGGGTTGTAAACCATTGCGGCATTCAGTCCGCGCACGCCTTCGAGGTTGCCACGGCGTCTAACCACATTGTTTGAATCATCCGCTGGGTTGGCGCCAGTGTTGTAAACCAAAGTACCGCGTTCACCAGAGTTGTCAGGCCGTAAGAAGTCGTCAAAGGtaggaaggcgaggagtgGGCGATTCGGCCGATTGTGACTGTTGTTCGTTCCGGCGAGCGTTCCAATACATCAGTTCCTCTCGTTGTCTCCTCCGTGTTTCGTCGTCAGCATCAACATTGTGAGATTCATAAAATCCGTGAGCGTCTTCTGGGCGGTTGAAACGGGGCTGTCGGTTGTCTGGGTCGAAGTCGTCACCGAGAGAGCGgagggcgatggcgatgCGTCTACGTAGGTCCTCGGCTACGCGGCGGACCTCGGGGCTTTCATAGATAGCTACAGCTACGGCTGCAGCTACGCCGACAGCAGCTATGCTGACTGAAGCAAGCAAAGCGTGGTTAACAGGGGGCATGTTCGATGTCTGGTGtaaggatgatggggggatTGAAGAAATGCGATAAGCGGAGTGATAATGATAAGGTAGAGAGAGTGGGGCAAGATCAAGCGTTGGGAACTTCTCGACTTGGAAACTTTGAAGATATTCCTCGCTGCCTCCCTCTCACTGACAGTTGCTGAATGAGAAAGCAACAATACCAAACCCGAGAAAGATTCAACAGAGATCAAGTATCCCAACGATTAAAATGAGCTGCCTCGAGGCTTGCGTGTCGTCCATTCGCCACTTGTCACGGGAGTGGCCAGTGCTGACCTAAACCCCAGGCGACAAACAACGACGGTGATTCGCACTGAAGAATTGGCGGGGCAGACAAGGGTGCGGGGAACACAACGCAAAAGACAATGCTGTGGTTTTTGACAGGAGAAGGCTAGTAACAATAACTTACCTTTGGCCGCGATTGGCAGTGGCATCTTTGGAGAGAAACGGCTTCAATCTCCAAAACCTGCTGGCGACGGGTTTGTTTGGCGGGTAGAGGGTGATGGAAGAGGGAAAAAGGCAGTCAAAGGAAAGTGACCCAGATAACTGGGAACTGGGGAGCGGCAAAGCAAGTTTGCGCATGCACGCTCGGTGAACGGTAACTCCCTCGCCCCTGGAAAGCTTACGTAGAGTGCAGGCGGGCGGGTAAGGCGGACCGGAGGCGCACCTCCATGGCAGGGCAGTGGGTAACTCAGTTTGGTATTCCAGGCACGGGCTCGGGGGCTTCCCCTCACTTTAAACTCATTCAACCTTGGCGTTTATGAGCAGGTGATTCAGTGCTCCAGATGTTTGACATGCTGGACAACGATGAGTGGTCAATTCCTACAAGAATGGCCTTCCCGTCCAGTCACTTGTCCATGCAGCTGCATAGAATTGACGAATGACCGCTGATAGCATCAATGCTCAGTTTAGCAAATCAAGGAGTTTAGAGCCTCGTCACCGACTCAGAAACTCTCGCGAGTACTGGCCTGATTGCGTGTCAGCCTCGGGTGTGGCGCAACTGGGCGTTAGTGTAGATGATTgactacaccaccaccacattgAAGCGCATAATGTTGATATGAAGTTATGACAGTCCAAATGACCAGCGTATGAATTGCAGTTAATTCGTCGATTCCGGGAGTAAGAAGTAAGTTTTGGCTATTCGAGAGATTCTCTTTGTCTTCAGATCTGAAAGAGAAGTTTCCACACATTCTCTCAGCCTTCTAAGTGGACATCTCACATCTCAAGATGAGGTAGGAACTGGATAACTTAG belongs to Podospora bellae-mahoneyi strain CBS 112042 chromosome 6, whole genome shotgun sequence and includes:
- a CDS encoding hypothetical protein (EggNog:ENOG503NVHK) produces the protein MPLPIAAKVSIAAVGVAAAVAVAIYESPEVRRVAEDLRRRIAIALRSLGDDFDPDNRQPRFNRPEDAHGFYESHNVDADDETRRRQREELMYWNARRNEQQSQSAESPTPRLPTFDDFLRPDNSGERGTLVYNTGANPADDSNNVVRRRGNLEGVRGLNAAMVYNPFADEHGIELEERPHIDETEAANLLKPDHDETVSDIYAATPRSQSPEPAQKAFAATNSEVLFDFDSQSNDTSLRDQFPDAYEKTEDGTHTPTTRSETIGREEEQDMSASYSSTQSDAYASIQAWAQSNTGFYSPLPVTPEPPMSDGEYLSQGQRTPSDDIASIAESGVDVNFDAASSKDGDYGVMSDSDDGIATPGSWSEVGSVISETESVARA
- the STU1 gene encoding suppressor of tub2 mutation (BUSCO:EOG09260XSR; EggNog:ENOG503NXKK; COG:S), translated to MAEPISEQQVIDLTNILRTDAPVDTKIQHINVAKSCIKSHYIPEPCIAPLFDALRSASSSQHGVLVNTGFGTFNHLLTRLRKQDPKGLSKEVARTGTLPLLAEKLGDHKDKIRYIATQALVTIYKVAPEQVERAVRNLAMTGKNPRAKESSLHWLLQMHQESSMPFRSYVPSLMDLLEDADATVRDTAKTTVIELFRNAPNTAKSDLKRQLKNCKVRPAIEQAIVKELIPTGSASASQADSIDEHHLRPASRPASRAALSASASSHAIDRPITPAPDSSKTSDPVEPSYVNTKSELDEILRDMHAHFEGRETEQNWMEREKNVIKLRKLVAGNAPQDFTERFLDGLRALLDGMIKAVTSLRTSLCTHGCNLIQDLARAFGPGIDPMVEILMQTFIKLAASTKKLASQQANMTVDAIISNVTTTPRIMQHIWFATQDKNVQPRLYACGWLQTILVKEAHHKHHVEHTGGLEVIEKCIKKGLGDANPGVREKARATFWKFNAIWPVKAEVIMDGLDATAQKLLRNDANNPNPVKRQPVAGGARPGLGLSKSTMEAPKPSIRDAIMAKKKAMAGTSTKNPPTRPGSAMAHFSPVRTATGSSEAPAATAPKPMAIRTRPESTTGGLSGAPMRPGRKRPEVAPRPATAGPYSVRSHEQASSEQTSPPDSRRPKSVITPKSISSSPKRTLPKPTRPNQPESNLPTPARAGTPKFASLRNTPSRIGQPLFSSPRASTVDLSVPTISVAKHTPPHDRHYEPSPLESVETLPSLSDTPSRTREEFAVPSVDDHEEIELPVPTSKPPSPAPQIVEPVSTTTTPTTLKVYEDPFTAEQSPPKPTFEVPVLEDKPVNEDAATLLRPAPVIVSTGENGDISKGSVMSPEKLKQNSRLLESGITKVKAKALDVHGFRKLQSIIRDSNNHKDLITDEKFDALLIGLFEYLESPLPNLAPEKVQDVKAQVLATIKVMLKKMRARFQPHVSRGLESLLRARSCYDGRTHMVSGLELLAGELVMLGDAGEIVMVLARMMQGLNVDDAERDSRVVSMGLHVLKEMMEQKGEGYVPSEGELEALAGLAAKCLESVESAVRMDAVLLCVVMHARVGEGRFWEAVKGVREDPKSLITYYIVRRQREGSVSASAA
- a CDS encoding hypothetical protein (EggNog:ENOG503P1IE; COG:S), with the protein product MPRLLEHHAVGVGAQCKRHLPAYSWTRYKLELGIASYQMPLFIFSQTSSSPRKTAIMTFYEQTPAPRPTTILEPPISRPSDAPSATESPIPIHPPRDTTPNDPKTTTISSPKPFPLPTLRLENRHLIHPASALLFTSINPATVLPDCLQNVLRLLYHTPSSHSFTPPPTRSVTLIFRDMDGVAYTTGTDLDHDHKEIHFNLNHISNVASRSNSPTRVRDEIIGVITHELVHCYQWDAKHTCPGGLIEGIADWVRLNCDLSPPHWKKEVDGAWDRGYQHTAYFLQYLEDIFGNSTIRHLNDHLRHHKYHQDSFWEEQFRLGVEELYEGYVQHHKEEERKNKKQDDL